Proteins encoded by one window of Serratia nevei:
- a CDS encoding DUF1345 domain-containing protein: MHIRSSLKHYWQVRPRLLFSVGAGLLCFLLLPAQLSLLQRLMIGWNTLAWLYLLFLWRLMLISTPQHIRQIARRQDESASMVLTLVSLGCLVSLLAILFELSSAKQVAGSLKTLHLLLTGATLVVSWLLLPTAFTMHYAHQFYRQGAQQDPLPLLFPGNLTEPTYLDFAYFSFTIAVASQTADVAVGAAEVRKVTLLQSVISFAFNMLILGLSINVGAGLLG, from the coding sequence ATGCACATTCGCTCTTCGCTCAAACACTATTGGCAAGTGCGGCCCAGGCTGCTGTTTTCCGTCGGCGCAGGGCTGCTGTGCTTTCTGCTGCTGCCCGCCCAACTCTCGCTGCTGCAGCGCCTGATGATCGGCTGGAATACGCTGGCCTGGCTCTACCTGCTGTTTCTCTGGCGGCTGATGCTGATCAGCACGCCGCAGCACATTCGCCAGATCGCCCGGCGGCAGGATGAAAGCGCCAGTATGGTGCTGACGCTGGTCAGCCTCGGTTGCCTGGTCAGTTTACTCGCGATCCTGTTTGAACTGAGCAGCGCCAAACAGGTGGCCGGCTCTCTGAAGACGCTGCATTTGCTGCTGACCGGTGCCACGCTGGTGGTCTCCTGGCTGCTGCTGCCGACCGCCTTCACCATGCACTATGCCCACCAGTTTTATCGCCAGGGTGCACAGCAGGATCCTTTGCCGCTGCTGTTCCCCGGTAACCTCACCGAGCCGACCTATCTGGATTTCGCCTACTTCTCCTTCACCATTGCGGTGGCGTCGCAAACCGCCGATGTGGCGGTCGGAGCAGCGGAGGTGCGTAAGGTCACCCTGCTGCAGTCGGTGATCTCCTTCGCGTTCAACATGCTGATCCTGGGCCTGTCTATTAACGTCGGCGCCGGCCTGCTGGGCTGA
- the mscS gene encoding small-conductance mechanosensitive channel MscS, producing the protein MKDLNVVDGINGAGDWLVKNQDLLIQYAVNIVAAIVILIIGSIVARVVGNALNRVMKLRGIDATVADFLSAIVRYGVLAFTFIAVLGRVGVQTTSVIAVLGAAGLAVGLALQGSLSNFAAGVLLVIFRPLRVGEYVDLGGVAGTVDQVQIFSTTLRTADNKTIVVPNGKIIAGNIINYSREPNRRVDIVVGVAYNADIDVVKKVLGDVIAADKRIMHAKGVTVRLNEMAPSSLNFVTRSWTTNAEYWNVYFDLMENFKRALDAHNIGIPFPQMDVHLYRTEDASAKAE; encoded by the coding sequence ATGAAAGATTTGAATGTAGTAGACGGCATCAACGGTGCCGGCGACTGGTTGGTGAAGAACCAGGATCTGTTGATCCAGTACGCGGTGAATATCGTCGCCGCCATCGTTATCCTGATCATCGGTTCGATCGTGGCCCGCGTGGTCGGTAATGCGCTGAACCGCGTGATGAAGCTGCGCGGCATCGACGCCACGGTGGCAGACTTTCTGTCGGCGATCGTGCGCTACGGCGTGCTGGCGTTCACCTTCATCGCGGTGCTGGGGCGCGTTGGCGTGCAGACCACCTCGGTGATCGCCGTGCTGGGTGCCGCCGGTTTGGCCGTCGGTCTGGCGCTGCAAGGGTCGTTGTCCAACTTCGCCGCCGGCGTGCTGCTGGTGATCTTCCGCCCGCTGCGCGTGGGTGAATATGTCGATCTGGGCGGCGTGGCCGGTACCGTCGATCAGGTGCAGATTTTCTCCACCACCCTGCGTACCGCAGACAACAAAACCATCGTGGTGCCGAACGGTAAAATCATCGCCGGCAACATCATCAACTACTCCCGTGAACCGAACCGCCGCGTGGATATCGTGGTAGGCGTGGCCTACAATGCCGATATCGACGTGGTGAAGAAGGTGCTGGGCGACGTGATCGCCGCCGACAAGCGAATCATGCATGCCAAAGGCGTGACTGTGCGTCTGAACGAGATGGCACCGTCTTCCCTGAACTTCGTCACCCGCTCCTGGACCACCAACGCGGAATACTGGAACGTGTACTTCGATTTGATGGAAAACTTCAAGCGCGCGCTGGATGCCCACAACATCGGCATTCCGTTCCCGCAGATGGACGTGCACCTGTATCGCACCGAAGACGCTTCCGCCAAGGCGGAATAA
- a CDS encoding MFS transporter, protein MSPDTARISEIIDRARISPYQILILTLCFLIALLDGFDTAIIGYIAPALREEWGLQPSQLSPAFGAGLFGLLIGSLLFGPIADAIGRKRVLLVAVLVFGGCTLASAYTQSIESLTLLRFITGIGLGGAIPTCITLSSEYSPARRRMLMVTLSWSGFTAGLALGGLLAGQIIPAFGWRGVLLLGGIAPLALLPLLAWQMPESVRFMAANAKHADRLRRVVERITGRRWTGVTIVDDERPAQAKSPISHLFIEGRAVRTLLLWAAFFCSLFVFYLLTSWLPTILKDAGYDIAHASRIGAMVPLGGTLGAILMALLMDRIGPYRVLAVSYLGAALVIGATGYLMGDVYTLAAVVFLIGFGVAGAQNGLNLVSTTLYPTAARVTGVSWAMANGRFGSIVGSMLGAWMMTAAGSAEVFFLWLALPALLGAVAIFLLYRLSLHRRAPLAKPVAGA, encoded by the coding sequence ATGAGCCCAGATACCGCTCGCATCAGCGAAATTATCGATCGCGCCAGGATCTCGCCTTATCAAATCCTCATCCTTACCCTGTGTTTCCTGATCGCCCTGCTGGACGGCTTCGATACCGCCATCATCGGCTATATCGCCCCGGCGCTGCGTGAAGAGTGGGGCCTGCAACCCTCGCAGCTTTCTCCCGCATTCGGCGCGGGGCTGTTCGGCCTGCTGATCGGCAGCCTGCTGTTCGGGCCGATCGCCGACGCCATAGGCCGCAAACGCGTGCTGCTCGTCGCGGTGCTGGTGTTTGGCGGCTGCACCCTGGCTTCGGCCTATACGCAATCGATAGAATCCCTGACCTTGCTGCGCTTCATCACCGGCATTGGCCTCGGGGGGGCGATACCGACCTGCATTACCCTCAGCTCGGAGTACTCACCGGCGCGCCGCCGCATGCTGATGGTCACCCTGAGCTGGAGCGGCTTTACCGCCGGGCTGGCCCTGGGCGGCCTGCTGGCCGGGCAGATCATTCCGGCGTTCGGCTGGCGCGGCGTGCTGCTGCTCGGCGGCATTGCGCCATTGGCGCTGCTGCCGCTGCTGGCCTGGCAGATGCCCGAGTCGGTACGCTTTATGGCTGCCAACGCCAAACATGCCGATCGGCTGCGCCGGGTGGTCGAGCGTATCACCGGCCGGCGTTGGACGGGGGTCACCATCGTCGATGACGAACGCCCGGCACAGGCCAAGTCGCCGATCTCGCACCTGTTTATCGAAGGGCGCGCCGTGCGCACCCTGCTGCTGTGGGCGGCGTTCTTCTGCTCGCTGTTCGTGTTCTACCTGCTCACCAGCTGGCTGCCGACGATCCTCAAAGACGCCGGTTACGATATCGCCCACGCCTCACGCATCGGGGCGATGGTGCCGCTCGGCGGCACCCTGGGCGCCATCCTGATGGCGCTGCTGATGGATCGGATCGGGCCCTACCGCGTGCTGGCCGTCTCCTACCTGGGCGCTGCGCTGGTGATCGGCGCGACCGGGTATCTGATGGGCGACGTCTATACGCTGGCCGCCGTCGTGTTCCTGATTGGCTTCGGCGTGGCCGGTGCGCAAAACGGCCTGAACCTGGTCTCCACCACCCTTTACCCGACCGCTGCCCGCGTGACCGGCGTCAGCTGGGCCATGGCCAATGGCCGCTTCGGTTCGATCGTCGGCTCGATGCTCGGCGCCTGGATGATGACCGCCGCCGGATCGGCGGAAGTGTTCTTCCTCTGGCTAGCGCTGCCGGCGCTGCTGGGCGCGGTCGCTATCTTCCTGCTCTATCGCCTCAGCCTGCATCGTCGCGCGCCGCTCGCCAAGCCGGTCGCCGGCGCCTGA
- a CDS encoding DUF1852 domain-containing protein, whose amino-acid sequence MNRDFAFTIKSSSFDEDYNPSESTRITTNFANLARGENRRENLRNTLVMINNRFNSLAHWDNPKADRYSVELEIISVEMRVEDQGASFPVIEILKTNIIDKKTQKRLEGIVGNNFSSYVRDYDFSVLLPAHNKNTAEFNIPDDFGDLHGNIFKHFVNSNAYHENFSKPPVICLSVSSKDTYHRTGNQHPVLGDEYRQDGASLTDRYFKKMGLQVRYFMPKNSVAPLAFYFPGDLLSDYTDLELIGTISTMETFQKIYRPEIYNANSAAGQCYQPSLNNQDHSLTKIVYDREERSQLAIEQGKFTEEQFIKPYKPILEQWSAHYAL is encoded by the coding sequence ATGAATAGAGACTTTGCCTTTACGATTAAGAGCAGTTCTTTCGATGAAGATTATAACCCTTCTGAAAGTACGCGTATCACCACCAACTTCGCCAATTTGGCCAGAGGGGAAAACCGCCGGGAGAACCTGCGCAACACGCTGGTGATGATTAACAATCGCTTCAATTCGTTGGCGCATTGGGATAACCCCAAGGCCGACCGCTATTCGGTTGAGCTTGAAATCATTTCGGTTGAGATGCGCGTTGAAGATCAGGGGGCCAGCTTCCCGGTGATTGAAATCCTGAAAACCAACATCATTGATAAAAAAACGCAAAAGCGTCTTGAGGGCATCGTCGGGAATAACTTCTCGTCTTACGTGCGCGATTACGACTTTAGCGTCTTGCTGCCGGCGCACAATAAAAACACGGCGGAATTCAACATTCCGGATGATTTCGGCGATTTGCACGGCAATATCTTTAAGCACTTCGTCAATTCAAACGCATACCATGAGAATTTCAGCAAACCGCCGGTGATCTGCCTCAGCGTGTCCAGCAAAGACACCTATCATCGGACGGGCAATCAACATCCGGTGTTGGGCGACGAATATCGGCAAGACGGCGCTTCGCTGACCGACCGGTATTTTAAAAAAATGGGCCTGCAGGTGCGCTACTTCATGCCGAAAAATAGCGTTGCGCCCCTGGCGTTTTATTTCCCCGGGGATTTGCTGAGCGATTACACCGATCTGGAACTGATCGGCACCATCAGCACGATGGAGACCTTCCAGAAAATCTATCGACCTGAAATTTACAATGCCAACTCGGCGGCGGGGCAATGCTATCAGCCAAGCCTGAATAACCAGGATCATTCATTAACCAAGATTGTTTACGATCGCGAAGAGCGTAGCCAGTTAGCGATTGAGCAGGGGAAATTTACGGAAGAGCAATTTATCAAGCCCTACAAGCCCATTCTTGAGCAATGGTCTGCTCACTACGCGCTTTGA
- the fbaA gene encoding class II fructose-bisphosphate aldolase, with translation MSKIFDFVKPGVITGDDVQKVFAVAKENNFALPAVNCVGTDSINAVLEAAAKVRAPVIVQFSNGGAAFIAGKGVKTDVPQGAAILGAISGAHHVHQMAEHYGVPVILHTDHCAKKLLPWLDGLLDAGEKHFAATGKPLFSSHMIDLSEESLEENIEICSAYLKRMAKIGMTLEIELGCTGGEEDGVDNSHMDASALYTQPEDVAYAYEKLNAISPRFTIAASFGNVHGVYKPGNVKLTPTILRDSQDYVSKKFNLPHNSLNFVFHGGSGSTDAEIKESVGYGVIKMNIDTDTQWATWDGILQYYKANEAYLQGQLGNPKGADQPNKKYYDPRVWLRAAQTSMVTRLEQAFKDLNAVDVL, from the coding sequence ATGTCTAAAATTTTTGATTTCGTAAAACCGGGTGTCATCACGGGTGATGACGTTCAGAAAGTCTTCGCAGTTGCTAAAGAGAACAACTTTGCGCTGCCAGCGGTAAACTGCGTGGGTACCGACTCCATCAACGCAGTGCTGGAAGCCGCGGCTAAAGTGCGCGCGCCGGTCATCGTTCAGTTCTCCAACGGCGGCGCCGCGTTCATCGCCGGCAAAGGCGTGAAGACCGATGTGCCTCAGGGCGCAGCGATTCTGGGCGCCATCTCTGGCGCACACCACGTTCACCAGATGGCTGAACACTACGGCGTGCCGGTGATCCTGCACACCGACCACTGCGCGAAGAAACTGCTGCCATGGCTGGACGGCCTGCTGGACGCCGGCGAGAAGCACTTCGCCGCTACCGGCAAACCGCTGTTCTCTTCCCACATGATCGATCTGTCTGAAGAATCTCTGGAAGAAAACATCGAGATCTGCAGCGCCTACCTGAAGCGCATGGCCAAAATCGGCATGACGCTGGAAATCGAACTGGGCTGCACCGGCGGTGAAGAAGATGGCGTGGACAACAGCCATATGGACGCATCCGCTCTGTACACCCAGCCGGAAGACGTGGCTTACGCGTACGAAAAACTGAACGCCATCAGCCCGCGCTTCACCATCGCTGCCTCCTTCGGTAACGTGCACGGCGTGTACAAGCCAGGCAACGTCAAGCTGACCCCGACCATCCTGCGTGATTCTCAGGACTACGTGTCCAAGAAATTCAACCTGCCGCACAACAGCCTGAACTTCGTGTTCCACGGCGGTTCCGGTTCTACCGACGCAGAGATCAAAGAGTCTGTGGGTTACGGCGTGATCAAGATGAACATCGACACCGACACCCAATGGGCGACCTGGGACGGCATCCTGCAGTACTACAAAGCGAACGAAGCTTACCTGCAGGGCCAGCTGGGCAACCCGAAAGGCGCCGATCAGCCGAACAAGAAATACTACGATCCACGCGTATGGCTGCGCGCAGCGCAGACCAGCATGGTGACGCGTCTGGAGCAGGCCTTCAAAGATCTGAACGCGGTAGACGTTCTGTAA
- a CDS encoding LysR substrate-binding domain-containing protein, whose amino-acid sequence MKHKTRIMNNMPILSDLRVFVLVARRAGFAAAAEELGVSPAFISKRIALLEKALDVSLLHRTTRRVAITEDGERIYEWAQRILNDVDQMMDELSEVRQAPQGMLRVVSSFGFGRRFVAPALSALAREYPQLELRLDVSDRLVDLVSEGFDLDIRIGDDIAPNLIARKLADNQRILCASPAYLQRHGVPKSVAELAGRACLVIKERDHPFGLWRLQGPGGEETVKVTGALASNHGEIVHQWCLDGQGVALRSAWDVKENIDSGRLVHILPEYFQPANIWAVYVSRLATSAKVRVTVEFLRDYFREHYGETGAASENSPRP is encoded by the coding sequence GTGAAACATAAAACACGAATCATGAACAATATGCCGATCCTGAGTGACCTGCGGGTGTTCGTGCTGGTGGCGCGCCGCGCCGGGTTTGCCGCCGCCGCCGAAGAGCTGGGCGTGTCGCCGGCCTTTATCAGCAAACGCATCGCGTTGCTGGAAAAGGCGCTGGACGTGTCGCTGCTGCACCGCACCACGCGGCGGGTGGCGATCACCGAGGACGGCGAGCGCATCTACGAATGGGCGCAGCGCATTCTCAACGATGTCGATCAGATGATGGACGAACTGTCCGAGGTGCGTCAGGCGCCGCAGGGCATGCTGCGCGTGGTCAGCAGCTTCGGCTTCGGCCGGCGCTTCGTGGCCCCGGCGCTGTCGGCGCTGGCGCGGGAGTATCCGCAGCTGGAGCTGCGGCTTGACGTGTCCGATCGGTTGGTGGATCTGGTCAGCGAAGGGTTCGATCTGGATATCCGCATCGGCGACGATATCGCCCCTAATCTGATCGCGCGCAAGCTGGCGGACAACCAGCGCATCCTGTGCGCTTCGCCGGCGTATCTGCAGCGCCACGGCGTGCCGAAAAGCGTGGCGGAGCTGGCGGGCCGCGCTTGCCTGGTGATCAAGGAGCGCGATCACCCGTTCGGGCTGTGGCGGTTGCAGGGGCCAGGCGGCGAAGAGACGGTGAAGGTGACGGGGGCGCTGGCGTCGAACCACGGCGAAATCGTGCACCAGTGGTGCCTGGACGGGCAGGGCGTTGCGCTGCGTTCCGCCTGGGACGTGAAAGAGAACATCGACAGCGGCAGGTTGGTGCACATTCTGCCGGAGTATTTTCAGCCGGCCAACATCTGGGCGGTGTACGTTTCCCGGCTGGCAACGTCGGCGAAAGTGCGGGTGACGGTCGAATTTTTGCGCGACTATTTCCGTGAGCACTATGGCGAAACGGGGGCGGCGAGTGAAAATTCGCCGCGGCCTTGA
- the epd gene encoding erythrose-4-phosphate dehydrogenase — MTIRIAINGFGRIGRSVLRALYESGRRAEISVVAINELANAEGMAHLLKYDSSHGRFAWDVRQECDTLSVGDDAIRLLHQPAVEQLPWGELGVDVVLDCSGVYGSRADGEAHLAAGAKKVLFAHPGGNDLDATIVFGVNHQTLLAEHRIVSNASCTTNCIIPVIKLLDDAYSIESGTVTTIHSAMNDQPVIDAYHADLRRTRAASQSIIPVDTKLAAGITRIFPQFCDRFEAISVRVPTINVTAIDLSVSVSAAVKVAEVNQLLQKAARESFRGIVDYTELPLVSIDFNHDPHSAIVDGTQTRVSGQHLIKTLVWCDNEWGFANRMLDTTRAMAASGF, encoded by the coding sequence ATGACCATCCGCATAGCGATAAACGGCTTTGGCCGCATCGGCCGCAGCGTATTGCGCGCACTGTACGAATCGGGACGACGGGCGGAAATCTCCGTGGTGGCGATCAACGAGCTGGCGAATGCCGAGGGCATGGCCCATCTGCTGAAGTACGATTCCAGCCACGGTCGCTTCGCCTGGGATGTGCGGCAAGAGTGCGACACGCTGAGCGTCGGGGACGACGCGATTCGCCTGTTGCATCAGCCGGCGGTGGAGCAGTTGCCCTGGGGCGAGCTGGGCGTCGACGTGGTGCTGGACTGCAGCGGCGTGTACGGCAGCCGGGCGGATGGCGAAGCCCATCTGGCGGCGGGGGCGAAGAAAGTGCTGTTCGCCCATCCGGGCGGCAACGATCTGGACGCTACCATCGTGTTCGGCGTCAACCATCAGACGCTGTTGGCGGAACATCGCATCGTGTCCAACGCCTCGTGCACCACCAACTGCATTATTCCGGTGATCAAGCTGCTGGACGACGCCTACAGCATCGAATCCGGCACCGTGACCACCATTCACTCGGCGATGAACGATCAGCCGGTGATCGACGCGTATCACGCGGATTTGCGGCGCACCCGCGCGGCGAGCCAGTCGATCATTCCGGTCGACACCAAGCTGGCCGCGGGCATCACCCGTATCTTCCCGCAGTTTTGCGATCGCTTCGAGGCGATCTCGGTGCGCGTGCCGACCATCAACGTGACGGCTATCGATCTCAGCGTCAGCGTGAGCGCCGCGGTGAAGGTGGCGGAGGTCAACCAGCTGTTGCAAAAGGCCGCACGGGAGTCATTTCGTGGTATAGTTGACTACACGGAATTACCATTGGTCTCGATCGATTTTAACCATGACCCGCACAGCGCTATCGTCGACGGTACGCAGACCCGGGTCAGCGGGCAGCACCTGATAAAGACCTTGGTCTGGTGCGACAATGAATGGGGCTTTGCCAATCGGATGTTGGATACCACACGGGCAATGGCCGCCAGCGGTTTCTAG
- a CDS encoding DUF2058 domain-containing protein, with translation MTKLTLQEQMLKAGLVTSKKMAKVQRTAKKSRVQAREAREAVEENKKAQLERDKQLSEQQKQAALSKEYKAQVKQLIEMNRIVLAKGDIGFNFTDGNLIKKILVDKATQTQLINGRLAIARLVVENREECEYAIIPASVADKIAQRDAASIVLHSALSQEEQDEDDPYADFKVPDDLMW, from the coding sequence ATGACAAAACTCACCTTACAAGAGCAGATGCTCAAAGCGGGCTTGGTTACCAGCAAGAAAATGGCCAAAGTCCAAAGAACGGCTAAAAAATCACGCGTTCAGGCCCGTGAGGCCAGAGAGGCGGTGGAAGAGAATAAAAAGGCGCAGCTTGAGCGCGATAAGCAGCTGAGCGAGCAGCAAAAGCAGGCCGCGCTGTCCAAAGAATACAAGGCGCAGGTGAAGCAGCTGATCGAGATGAACCGCATCGTCCTGGCGAAAGGCGATATCGGTTTCAACTTCACCGACGGTAACCTGATCAAGAAAATCCTGGTGGATAAGGCGACGCAGACCCAGCTGATCAATGGCCGTCTAGCCATTGCCCGCTTGGTGGTCGAGAACCGCGAAGAGTGTGAATATGCGATTATCCCTGCGAGCGTCGCCGATAAAATCGCGCAGCGCGATGCGGCCAGCATTGTGCTGCACAGCGCGCTGAGTCAGGAAGAGCAGGATGAAGACGATCCGTACGCCGACTTCAAAGTGCCTGACGATTTGATGTGGTAA
- the pgk gene encoding phosphoglycerate kinase — protein MSVIKMTDLDLAGKRVLIRSDLNVPVKDGKVTSDARIRASLPTIEAALKQGARVMVTSHLGRPTEGEYNEEFSLLPVVNYLKDHLKSPVRLAKDYLDGVDVAEGELVVLENVRFNKGEKKDDETLSKKYAALCDVYVMDAFGTAHRAQASTHGVGKFAPVACAGPLLSAELEALGKALGNPARPMVAIVGGSKVSTKLTVLDSLSKIADQLIVGGGIANTFVAAQGNNVGQSLYEPDLIPNAQKLLETCDIPVPTDVRVATEFSETATATVKQANEIQDNEQILDMGDVSAERLAVILKNAKTILWNGPVGVFEFPNFRKGTEIVARAIADSDAFSIAGGGDTLAAIDLFGIADKISYISTGGGAFLEFVEGKPLPAVVMLEERAKQ, from the coding sequence ATGTCTGTAATTAAGATGACCGATCTGGATCTGGCGGGTAAACGCGTACTGATCCGCTCCGATCTGAACGTGCCGGTAAAAGACGGTAAAGTGACTTCCGACGCGCGTATCCGCGCTTCCCTGCCGACTATCGAAGCTGCGCTGAAGCAAGGCGCCCGCGTGATGGTGACCTCCCACCTGGGTCGTCCTACCGAAGGCGAGTACAACGAAGAATTCTCCCTGCTGCCTGTGGTCAACTACCTGAAAGATCACCTGAAATCCCCAGTGCGTCTGGCGAAGGATTATCTGGATGGCGTCGACGTCGCCGAAGGCGAACTGGTGGTGCTGGAAAACGTCCGTTTCAATAAGGGCGAGAAGAAAGACGACGAAACCCTGTCCAAGAAATACGCGGCGCTGTGCGACGTGTACGTGATGGACGCGTTCGGCACCGCGCACCGCGCGCAGGCTTCCACCCACGGCGTGGGCAAGTTTGCGCCTGTCGCCTGTGCCGGCCCGCTGCTGTCCGCCGAGCTGGAAGCGCTGGGCAAGGCCCTGGGCAACCCGGCCCGTCCGATGGTCGCCATCGTGGGCGGTTCTAAAGTGTCCACCAAACTGACCGTGCTGGATTCCCTGTCCAAAATCGCCGATCAGCTGATCGTCGGCGGCGGCATCGCCAACACCTTCGTGGCGGCGCAGGGCAACAACGTGGGCCAGTCCCTGTACGAACCTGACCTGATCCCGAACGCGCAGAAACTGCTGGAAACCTGCGACATCCCGGTTCCGACCGACGTGCGCGTCGCGACTGAGTTCTCCGAAACCGCGACCGCAACCGTGAAGCAGGCCAACGAGATCCAGGACAACGAGCAAATTCTGGATATGGGCGACGTCTCTGCCGAGCGTCTGGCCGTTATCCTGAAGAACGCCAAGACCATTCTGTGGAATGGCCCGGTTGGCGTATTCGAGTTCCCTAACTTCCGTAAGGGCACCGAAATTGTCGCCCGCGCGATCGCCGATAGCGACGCTTTCTCTATCGCTGGCGGCGGCGACACTCTGGCAGCCATCGATCTGTTCGGTATCGCTGACAAAATTTCCTACATCTCCACCGGCGGTGGCGCATTCCTGGAATTTGTTGAAGGGAAACCGCTGCCTGCAGTCGTGATGCTGGAAGAGCGCGCTAAGCAGTAA
- a CDS encoding methionine synthase: MKILLPTSTAGSLPKPSWLAQPETLWSPWKLQNEELIEGKQDALRLSLAEQQQAGIDIVSDGEQTRQHFVTTFIEHLSGVDFEKREVVKIRNRYEASVPTVVGAVARQKPVFVEDAKFLRQLTKQPIKWALPGPMTMIDTLYDNHYKSREKLAWEFAKILNQEAKELEAAGVDIIQFDEPAFNVFFDEVNDWGIAALERAVEGLKCETAVHICYGYGIKANTDWKKTLGSEWRQYEEAFPKLQTSTIDIISLECHNSHVPMDLLELIRGKKVMVGAIDVANHTIETPEEVAATLRKALQFVDADKLYPSTNCGMAPLPRQVASGKLNALSAGAEIVRRELLAK; encoded by the coding sequence ATGAAAATATTGCTCCCTACGTCGACCGCCGGCAGCTTGCCTAAACCTTCCTGGCTGGCCCAGCCGGAAACCCTGTGGTCGCCCTGGAAATTGCAGAATGAAGAATTAATCGAAGGGAAACAGGACGCCTTGCGTTTGTCGCTGGCAGAGCAACAACAGGCCGGCATCGATATCGTCAGCGATGGCGAGCAAACGCGCCAGCACTTCGTCACGACGTTTATCGAGCACCTCAGCGGCGTCGATTTCGAGAAACGCGAAGTGGTTAAAATTCGCAATCGCTATGAGGCGAGCGTGCCAACCGTCGTGGGTGCGGTCGCGCGCCAAAAGCCCGTATTCGTTGAAGACGCCAAATTTTTACGCCAGCTGACCAAGCAGCCGATTAAATGGGCCCTGCCGGGGCCGATGACCATGATCGACACGCTCTATGACAACCACTATAAAAGCCGCGAAAAATTGGCCTGGGAATTCGCCAAGATCCTCAATCAGGAAGCCAAAGAGCTCGAGGCCGCCGGCGTCGACATTATTCAGTTTGATGAGCCCGCATTTAACGTGTTCTTTGACGAGGTGAATGACTGGGGCATCGCCGCCCTGGAAAGGGCCGTTGAGGGGCTTAAGTGTGAAACGGCGGTGCATATCTGCTATGGATACGGCATTAAGGCCAATACCGACTGGAAAAAGACGCTGGGCTCGGAGTGGCGGCAATACGAAGAGGCGTTCCCCAAGCTGCAAACGTCTACTATCGATATCATCTCGCTCGAGTGCCATAACTCGCACGTGCCGATGGATCTGCTTGAACTGATTCGCGGTAAGAAAGTGATGGTTGGCGCCATTGATGTGGCGAATCATACCATTGAGACGCCGGAAGAAGTGGCCGCTACGCTGCGCAAAGCGCTGCAGTTTGTCGATGCCGACAAACTCTACCCGTCGACCAACTGCGGCATGGCTCCCCTGCCTCGCCAGGTCGCCAGCGGCAAGCTGAATGCCTTGAGTGCGGGCGCCGAGATCGTGCGCCGGGAACTGCTGGCCAAATAA